In Aliamphritea ceti, a single window of DNA contains:
- a CDS encoding glycine betaine ABC transporter substrate-binding protein, with amino-acid sequence MTLLKQSVAAVTLALASGMAMAECGDIVVAEMDWASAEFAANLDKIILEEGYGCSVDLAPGATATTLASMESKGRPHIAPEFWSNAVRERLQTAEENGQVIVATKLIADAADGWYVSKSIADDYPEINSIDDVLAHPELFPNKENPGKGTFVNCPSGWTCQIANTNLTKPSAYNFEKAGFIALDPGSAAGLDGTIAKSYDREEGWFGYYWQPSSVLSKYELKRLTTDAEINDEHWNSCIAKEECDTPERTNFTPTTVNTIVTTGFAGENPDVMEYINKRAYTSDEVGKVLVYMSDNQADGADGAIYFLEKHEEIWTKWVSPEVAEKVRLAIN; translated from the coding sequence ATGACCCTATTGAAGCAATCAGTGGCTGCTGTCACCCTCGCCCTGGCATCCGGAATGGCAATGGCAGAATGCGGAGACATTGTCGTCGCAGAAATGGATTGGGCATCAGCAGAATTCGCTGCCAACCTGGATAAAATCATTCTGGAAGAAGGCTATGGCTGCAGTGTCGACCTGGCACCAGGTGCAACAGCTACAACTCTGGCATCAATGGAATCAAAAGGCCGTCCGCATATTGCGCCGGAATTCTGGTCTAACGCCGTACGTGAGCGCCTGCAGACCGCTGAAGAAAATGGTCAGGTTATCGTTGCAACTAAATTGATTGCAGATGCTGCTGACGGTTGGTATGTATCTAAAAGCATCGCTGATGATTACCCGGAAATTAACAGCATAGATGATGTACTGGCTCACCCAGAACTATTCCCGAATAAAGAAAACCCAGGCAAAGGTACCTTTGTAAACTGCCCATCTGGCTGGACGTGCCAGATTGCCAATACAAACCTGACTAAGCCTAGCGCCTACAACTTTGAAAAAGCTGGCTTCATCGCCCTGGACCCTGGTTCAGCTGCGGGTCTGGATGGCACTATTGCTAAATCTTATGACCGTGAAGAAGGCTGGTTCGGTTATTACTGGCAGCCATCTTCAGTGCTGAGCAAATACGAACTGAAGCGTCTGACTACCGATGCTGAAATCAACGATGAACACTGGAACAGCTGTATCGCTAAAGAAGAGTGTGACACGCCTGAGCGTACTAATTTCACACCGACAACAGTTAACACGATTGTGACTACCGGCTTCGCAGGCGAGAACCCTGATGTGATGGAATATATCAACAAACGTGCCTACACCTCGGACGAGGTAGGTAAAGTACTGGTATATATGAGCGATAATCAGGCAGACGGTGCCGACGGCGCGATCTACTTCCTCGAGAAACATGAAGAGATCTGGACCAAGTGGGTAAGCCCTGAAGTTGCAGAAAAAGTACGTCTGGCGATTAACTGA
- a CDS encoding aldehyde dehydrogenase family protein, whose amino-acid sequence MNKIQSVSPVDGSVYAERPVMDTDQVAALFARSKLAQNSWAQLSVAERCTYCTAAVDAMVAMTDRIAEELAWQMGRPISQGAGEVRGLEERARYMISVAEESLSPVDPGDKPGFARKISREPLGVIMTIAPWNFPFMTALNSVIPALLAGNAVVLKHAANTLLVAERIQDAFDQAGLPEGVFQHIVLDHSATSELISSGNVDMVCFTGSVGGGKAMEQAAAGQFIPLGLELGGKDPAYVRADANLPYAIENLADGAFFNSGQSCCSIERIYVHESIHDQLVAGLAAAGQAYVLGNPLETTTNLGPMIKPAAADFVRQQITDAVTAGAQKHVDTSQFELDQPGSAYMAPQVLSNVTHEMSVMTDESFGPVVGVIKVSGDDEAIALMNDSEFGLTAGIWTEDLAAAERIAPQLETGTVFMNRCDYLDPALAWTGVKDTGRGCSLSTLGFDALTRPKSFHFKTSTD is encoded by the coding sequence ATGAACAAAATCCAAAGTGTTTCGCCGGTTGATGGCAGTGTTTATGCTGAACGCCCGGTTATGGATACGGATCAGGTTGCCGCTTTATTTGCGCGTAGCAAGCTGGCACAGAATAGTTGGGCACAGCTAAGCGTTGCTGAGCGTTGTACCTACTGTACCGCTGCGGTTGATGCGATGGTTGCTATGACTGACCGAATTGCAGAAGAGCTGGCATGGCAAATGGGACGCCCAATCAGCCAGGGCGCTGGTGAAGTGCGTGGTCTGGAAGAGCGGGCCCGTTACATGATCTCTGTTGCAGAAGAGTCATTAAGCCCTGTTGATCCGGGTGATAAGCCTGGGTTTGCCCGTAAAATCAGCCGGGAACCGCTGGGCGTCATTATGACCATTGCGCCCTGGAATTTCCCTTTCATGACGGCGCTGAATTCAGTGATTCCTGCGCTGTTGGCCGGTAATGCTGTCGTGCTTAAGCATGCCGCCAATACATTGTTAGTTGCTGAACGTATTCAGGATGCTTTTGATCAGGCGGGTCTGCCGGAAGGCGTTTTTCAGCATATCGTGCTGGATCATAGTGCCACTAGCGAACTGATTAGTTCTGGCAATGTGGATATGGTGTGCTTCACCGGTTCAGTTGGTGGTGGTAAAGCGATGGAACAAGCCGCTGCCGGGCAGTTTATTCCGCTGGGGCTGGAACTGGGCGGTAAAGATCCTGCGTATGTACGTGCTGATGCCAATTTGCCTTATGCCATTGAGAATCTGGCAGATGGCGCTTTCTTTAACAGTGGCCAGTCTTGCTGCAGTATCGAGCGAATCTATGTGCACGAGAGTATTCATGACCAGCTGGTGGCAGGTCTTGCCGCAGCAGGTCAGGCTTATGTGTTGGGCAATCCTCTGGAAACCACCACTAATCTGGGGCCGATGATTAAGCCAGCCGCTGCCGATTTTGTCCGTCAGCAAATTACAGATGCCGTAACTGCCGGTGCTCAGAAGCATGTGGATACCAGCCAGTTTGAATTGGATCAGCCGGGCTCTGCTTACATGGCGCCACAGGTATTGTCGAATGTTACCCATGAAATGTCGGTCATGACAGATGAGAGTTTTGGCCCGGTTGTCGGTGTCATTAAAGTGTCTGGTGATGACGAAGCGATAGCTTTGATGAATGATTCTGAGTTTGGCCTGACTGCCGGTATCTGGACGGAAGATCTGGCTGCGGCGGAACGTATCGCACCACAACTGGAAACCGGCACTGTGTTTATGAACCGTTGTGATTACCTGGATCCGGCGCTGGCATGGACCGGCGTTAAAGATACCGGCCGCGGTTGCTCACTTTCGACACTGGGTTTTGATGCACTGACCCGGCCTAAGAGCTTCCATTTCAAAACGTCTACAGATTAA
- a CDS encoding cupin domain-containing protein, whose translation MRAKHIVSANAETQTTPKGETTVFLATAEDTNGRVSVFDSQLPKGNSAPWHYHETDDEIFYVVSGEVEFGINDDEVIARAGDLVIAGPKVLRRFKALTDSHLVVINAPGGPSERFLRDISGLQGVVTEEDNQRFIVEYGIHIVDKE comes from the coding sequence ATGCGAGCGAAACATATAGTAAGCGCTAATGCTGAAACACAAACCACTCCCAAAGGTGAAACGACAGTGTTTCTGGCAACAGCAGAAGATACTAATGGGAGGGTTTCAGTTTTTGATAGCCAGCTACCTAAAGGTAACAGCGCCCCCTGGCATTATCACGAGACTGATGATGAAATTTTCTATGTAGTATCAGGTGAAGTTGAGTTTGGAATTAATGATGACGAGGTTATTGCCCGGGCGGGGGATCTTGTCATCGCAGGCCCAAAGGTGCTGCGTCGTTTTAAAGCTTTGACTGACAGTCATTTGGTAGTCATTAATGCTCCTGGTGGACCTTCTGAACGTTTTTTACGTGATATATCAGGCTTGCAGGGCGTGGTAACAGAAGAAGATAACCAGCGTTTTATTGTTGAATACGGGATTCACATTGTTGATAAAGAATAA
- the hpf gene encoding ribosome hibernation-promoting factor, HPF/YfiA family, giving the protein MNINITNRNDKVSDSTREKIESWLHESQKRYNVITSAQVTIEKSNGKEEVVEATVHATGKDLFAKASHENLYAALDALSSKIDKQLAKIRDIQTNKKGTTKPAEESAEVMPDDEDDTDYEEQYSA; this is encoded by the coding sequence ATGAATATAAACATCACTAATCGCAACGACAAAGTTTCAGACTCTACACGGGAAAAGATAGAAAGTTGGTTACACGAAAGTCAAAAGCGCTACAACGTTATTACCAGCGCGCAAGTCACTATTGAAAAATCAAACGGCAAAGAGGAAGTAGTAGAAGCTACTGTCCATGCCACAGGCAAAGATCTGTTCGCCAAAGCCAGCCACGAAAATCTGTACGCGGCTCTGGATGCGCTAAGTAGCAAGATCGATAAACAACTTGCCAAAATTCGCGATATTCAAACTAACAAAAAAGGCACGACCAAGCCTGCCGAAGAATCCGCTGAAGTTATGCCGGATGATGAGGATGACACCGATTACGAAGAGCAATATTCCGCGTAA
- the dctP gene encoding TRAP transporter substrate-binding protein DctP, whose product MKRRDLLKVAATGMAAAPLAMATGSAQAGDKVRLRMQTLYGTETDDLYKAFADDVKTSSNKSVRISRFRGGELVSNDQMLEAVSKGTLDMCQGYGGYWAGQLDIAKIESGIPGAWTSFDEAMYLHKAKGLTDLIAEAYAEKGVHYFGPVFGGPYDLLTTKPVNSLADLKNMKIRATATVASVLEKFDIPTVYLPSQELYVALTTGAIDGVIYGGSLEYKALKLHEAAKHYTYLNMINPGYADGMLINKAKWDSLSDDQRKVLELAYAKHATNMHAWNVNGCMDVNGEGIFEFASLPAEDSNALTAAAMSVWKDEAKKSERNSKAIAALTATAQAAGRV is encoded by the coding sequence GTGAAGAGAAGAGATCTGCTAAAAGTGGCTGCCACTGGTATGGCAGCAGCCCCATTGGCGATGGCAACCGGTTCTGCCCAGGCAGGAGATAAAGTTCGCCTGCGTATGCAAACTTTGTATGGCACAGAAACCGATGACCTTTATAAAGCGTTTGCGGATGACGTGAAAACCAGCTCGAACAAAAGCGTTCGTATCAGCCGTTTCCGTGGCGGTGAATTAGTTTCTAATGATCAGATGCTTGAAGCTGTTTCTAAAGGCACACTGGATATGTGTCAGGGCTATGGTGGTTACTGGGCTGGCCAGCTGGATATTGCCAAGATTGAATCTGGTATACCGGGTGCCTGGACGAGTTTCGATGAAGCTATGTATCTACACAAAGCAAAAGGTCTGACGGATCTGATTGCTGAAGCCTATGCGGAGAAAGGCGTACATTATTTTGGGCCAGTTTTTGGCGGGCCTTATGATTTGCTGACGACTAAGCCGGTAAACAGTCTGGCTGATCTGAAGAATATGAAGATTCGTGCTACTGCGACGGTGGCATCTGTCCTTGAAAAATTTGATATTCCTACCGTATATCTGCCGAGTCAGGAGCTTTATGTCGCTCTGACAACCGGTGCTATTGATGGTGTGATTTATGGCGGTTCTCTGGAATATAAAGCACTTAAACTGCATGAAGCGGCGAAACATTACACTTACCTGAACATGATCAATCCAGGCTATGCTGATGGCATGTTGATCAATAAAGCGAAGTGGGATTCCCTGAGTGATGACCAGCGTAAAGTGCTTGAACTAGCCTATGCCAAGCATGCTACTAATATGCATGCCTGGAATGTGAACGGCTGCATGGATGTGAACGGTGAAGGTATTTTTGAATTTGCTTCGTTGCCTGCTGAAGACTCCAATGCTCTGACCGCTGCTGCTATGTCTGTTTGGAAAGATGAAGCAAAGAAATCTGAGCGCAACAGTAAAGCAATTGCGGCATTAACGGCGACTGCTCAGGCGGCTGGCCGGGTGTAA
- a CDS encoding GMC family oxidoreductase: protein MKSFDYIIVGAGSAGCVVANRLTADPSVSVCLIEAGGSDKSPLVKIPAGIFGLYGNKKYDYTFEGVPQRHLNNRTMMVNRGKALGGSSAINSMVYIRGNQNDYDGWESRGCKGWSYADVLPVFKKLEANQNGQSRDFHGTDGELHVTKPQDPNPVGRVFVKAGLAAGLQENTDFNADTQLGLGIYDVKQRSGQRESSYTAFVEPVLSRPNLSIMTHTEVLSLRIDGDKVTGLDAEVNGAAEQIQANREVILCAGTIVSPRILLASGIGDQAQLQALGIECKQHVPGVGENLQDHVDSMVTVRSAKSDTIGISAATLLPHIIPAPFKYWLNRKGWWTTNYVEAGGFAKTRLAEEAEPGSADADPDIQFHFTPLYRSHRGKKFEYGHGYSVFTCVLRPRSAGTVKLANDGTRRNVLIDHNFFADERDQKVLVEGVKKAREILASPEFDHLRGEEMAPGKHIQTDEEILEYLRDTTTTVYHPVGTCKMGIDEMAVVNPETLKVKGMQNLRVMDASVMPTLISGNTSAPSMLVGEKGAQMILSENA, encoded by the coding sequence ATGAAATCATTTGATTACATTATTGTCGGCGCCGGTTCGGCCGGTTGCGTCGTTGCAAACCGCCTGACGGCGGATCCTTCGGTCAGTGTTTGTCTTATAGAAGCCGGCGGCAGTGACAAAAGTCCTCTGGTGAAAATCCCGGCCGGTATCTTTGGGCTGTATGGCAATAAGAAGTATGACTATACCTTTGAAGGAGTGCCGCAGCGCCATCTGAATAATCGCACTATGATGGTTAACCGGGGTAAGGCCCTGGGGGGCTCCAGCGCAATTAACAGTATGGTGTATATCCGTGGTAACCAGAATGATTATGACGGTTGGGAAAGCCGGGGTTGTAAAGGTTGGTCCTATGCGGATGTATTACCGGTTTTTAAAAAGCTGGAAGCGAATCAGAATGGCCAGAGTCGCGACTTTCATGGCACAGATGGCGAGCTGCATGTCACCAAACCGCAGGACCCAAATCCGGTTGGGCGGGTATTTGTTAAAGCGGGGCTAGCGGCAGGATTGCAGGAAAATACCGACTTTAATGCTGACACTCAGCTGGGGCTGGGTATTTATGATGTAAAGCAACGTAGTGGTCAGCGTGAAAGCAGTTATACAGCATTTGTTGAGCCAGTGCTGTCGCGACCTAACCTGAGCATTATGACGCATACCGAAGTGCTATCGTTACGTATCGACGGCGATAAGGTAACCGGGCTGGATGCTGAAGTTAACGGTGCAGCTGAACAGATTCAGGCTAACAGAGAAGTCATTCTTTGCGCCGGAACTATCGTTTCACCACGTATTTTGCTGGCGTCAGGGATTGGTGATCAGGCTCAGCTGCAAGCGCTGGGTATTGAGTGTAAGCAGCACGTACCTGGAGTAGGGGAAAATCTGCAGGATCATGTGGACAGCATGGTAACAGTACGTTCAGCAAAATCCGACACTATAGGTATCTCTGCCGCAACGTTGTTACCTCATATTATTCCGGCTCCGTTTAAATACTGGTTAAACCGTAAAGGCTGGTGGACCACTAACTACGTGGAAGCGGGTGGTTTTGCTAAAACCCGTCTGGCGGAAGAAGCTGAGCCGGGTTCAGCCGATGCTGATCCGGATATACAGTTTCACTTTACGCCGTTGTATCGCAGTCATCGGGGCAAAAAGTTTGAATATGGCCATGGTTATTCGGTCTTTACCTGTGTATTGCGTCCGCGCAGTGCCGGTACGGTAAAGCTGGCAAATGATGGTACCCGTCGTAACGTTCTTATTGATCATAATTTCTTTGCAGATGAACGTGATCAGAAGGTGCTGGTAGAAGGGGTTAAGAAAGCACGGGAGATTCTGGCATCCCCTGAATTTGATCATTTACGGGGTGAAGAAATGGCGCCCGGAAAACATATCCAGACCGATGAAGAAATACTCGAATACCTGCGAGACACCACCACTACGGTTTATCATCCGGTTGGTACCTGCAAGATGGGAATCGATGAGATGGCAGTGGTTAATCCTGAAACTTTAAAGGTAAAAGGTATGCAGAACCTGCGGGTTATGGATGCTTCGGTAATGCCAACGCTGATCAGTGGTAATACATCGGCACCTTCGATGTTAGTGGGTGAGAAAGGTGCTCAGATGATTCTTAGCGAAAACGCTTAA
- a CDS encoding alpha/beta hydrolase, with the protein MLKSITLLTTLLLLISCSQVSNQNPLHTASAALPEHRQSDFQSYLSDTRTWLEQQRVFVSADKQAELNANMPYELPPADGQPPQKAVLLVHGLGDSPFFFRDIGAELSKQGFLVRTLLLPGHGSRPADLMLADSDEWQEAVSHHTRLLQQQVGEVWLGGFSTGANLVTSEALSNDDISGLLLFSPAIVPESAMTHLLPVVNLLSDWLDQESSDGNYTRYGSLTTNGATQYYYTTRQVRQQLVENTYDKPVLIALSADDSVVDSEAVKSLFEQRFNNPASKLFWFGETTETTDSRIEVLTSRLPQLQISNFSHMSLLFAANNPFYGRNGSHRICENGQTEAAEKLCPDSNDLWYSNWGYQEADKVHARLTWNPYFDRLVSSIKQVTSAK; encoded by the coding sequence ATGCTAAAATCGATCACCTTGCTTACCACACTGTTGCTTCTTATAAGCTGTAGTCAGGTGAGTAATCAAAACCCTTTACATACTGCGTCAGCAGCGCTGCCAGAACACCGCCAATCAGACTTTCAGAGCTACCTGAGCGATACCCGCACCTGGCTGGAACAACAACGAGTATTTGTTTCGGCGGATAAGCAGGCAGAGCTGAACGCCAACATGCCCTATGAACTGCCTCCGGCAGATGGCCAGCCACCTCAAAAAGCTGTTTTACTGGTACATGGTTTAGGTGACTCGCCCTTCTTCTTCCGTGATATTGGCGCAGAACTGAGTAAACAAGGATTTCTGGTACGTACACTATTATTACCCGGACACGGCAGCAGGCCTGCAGATTTGATGCTGGCGGACTCCGATGAATGGCAGGAAGCGGTCAGCCACCATACCCGGCTATTACAACAACAGGTCGGTGAAGTCTGGCTGGGCGGTTTCTCAACCGGTGCTAATCTGGTGACCTCAGAGGCACTGAGTAATGATGACATCAGCGGCCTGTTGTTGTTCTCCCCGGCAATTGTGCCGGAGTCCGCCATGACCCATTTATTACCCGTGGTAAACCTGTTGAGTGACTGGCTGGACCAGGAATCATCGGACGGCAATTACACCCGCTACGGCTCACTGACCACCAACGGCGCAACCCAGTATTACTACACAACCCGGCAAGTACGGCAGCAACTTGTAGAGAATACTTATGATAAACCGGTACTCATCGCCCTGAGCGCCGATGACAGCGTAGTGGATTCAGAAGCAGTAAAAAGCCTGTTTGAACAGCGCTTCAATAATCCGGCCAGTAAACTGTTCTGGTTTGGTGAAACGACTGAAACTACGGATTCCCGTATTGAAGTACTGACCAGTCGGTTGCCCCAGCTGCAGATCAGCAACTTCTCACATATGTCACTTTTATTTGCCGCCAATAACCCCTTCTACGGCCGCAACGGCAGCCACAGAATCTGTGAAAACGGCCAGACCGAAGCCGCAGAGAAGCTCTGCCCAGACAGCAATGACCTCTGGTATTCCAACTGGGGTTATCAGGAAGCAGATAAGGTCCACGCCCGACTTACCTGGAATCCTTACTTCGACCGCTTAGTCAGTAGCATCAAGCAGGTCACATCTGCTAAGTAA
- a CDS encoding lactoylglutathione lyase family protein, with protein sequence MPSPYPRTFSHIGISVPDLDAAVKFYTEVLGWYLIMEPTEITEDDSAIGEMCTDVFGPGWGTFRIAHLSTGDRIGVELFQFKNQKSPENNFEYWKTGIFHFCVQDPDVEGLAEKIVLAGGKKRMAKPRYYFPNEKPYRMIYMEDPFGNILEIYSHSYELHYASGAYK encoded by the coding sequence CTGCCATCCCCTTATCCCCGGACATTTTCCCATATTGGAATTTCCGTTCCGGATCTCGACGCTGCTGTGAAATTTTATACCGAAGTGCTGGGCTGGTATTTAATTATGGAACCAACCGAGATCACAGAAGATGACAGCGCAATCGGCGAAATGTGCACCGATGTTTTCGGACCAGGCTGGGGAACATTCAGGATCGCACACCTTTCTACAGGTGACCGGATAGGCGTGGAATTATTTCAGTTTAAGAATCAGAAAAGTCCTGAAAACAATTTTGAATATTGGAAAACAGGCATTTTTCACTTCTGCGTTCAGGACCCTGATGTTGAAGGACTGGCAGAAAAAATTGTGCTGGCTGGAGGCAAAAAACGTATGGCTAAACCGAGGTATTACTTTCCCAATGAAAAACCTTATCGAATGATTTATATGGAGGATCCATTCGGTAATATTCTGGAAATCTATAGCCATAGCTATGAATTGCACTATGCTTCCGGCGCTTATAAGTAA
- a CDS encoding LysR family transcriptional regulator — translation MINPVYLRTFMRLVKTSHFTRTAQQLNMTQPGVSQHIKKLEAQLGKALLSRQGKGFELTAAGDILYQYGITQAEAESELLNSIGEDDSYSGDCKLTCSGSMSMLLYPQLLNFQQQYPDLSISIEAAPNAAIIELIRANKSDIGLMTQPVNDPTLKQELVGEDSLCLVLPKDAKSGWQDLMALGFINHPDGHHYAIQLLEANYTDEYQGMRHISQSGYINQLSQILLPVSQGLGFTVIPQSSLEAFPYPDKICCARLSTPVNESVYLVTKKHRELPKRYNLIRTQIKALIR, via the coding sequence ATGATAAATCCTGTCTATTTACGTACTTTCATGCGTCTGGTTAAAACCAGTCATTTCACCCGAACCGCGCAACAGCTCAACATGACACAGCCTGGTGTTAGTCAGCATATTAAAAAGCTGGAGGCACAGCTGGGTAAGGCACTGCTTAGCCGACAGGGTAAAGGGTTCGAATTAACTGCAGCGGGGGATATCCTTTATCAGTACGGAATAACACAGGCAGAAGCCGAATCCGAATTACTGAATTCAATCGGTGAAGATGATAGTTATTCAGGTGACTGTAAACTGACGTGCTCCGGTTCAATGTCAATGTTGTTGTATCCACAGCTGCTTAACTTTCAACAGCAATATCCTGATCTTAGTATTAGCATTGAAGCAGCGCCGAATGCAGCGATCATCGAGCTAATCAGAGCAAATAAGTCTGATATAGGTCTGATGACTCAGCCTGTAAATGATCCCACACTGAAGCAGGAGCTGGTTGGAGAAGATTCTCTATGCCTGGTGCTGCCCAAAGATGCGAAATCAGGTTGGCAAGATTTGATGGCGTTAGGCTTCATTAATCACCCGGATGGGCATCACTATGCTATTCAGCTTTTAGAAGCGAATTATACGGACGAATATCAGGGCATGAGACACATATCCCAGTCAGGTTATATCAATCAGCTAAGCCAGATTTTGTTACCGGTATCACAGGGGCTAGGCTTCACGGTTATACCTCAGTCATCTCTTGAGGCGTTTCCTTATCCGGATAAAATCTGCTGTGCCAGACTGTCCACGCCTGTGAATGAAAGTGTTTATCTTGTGACAAAAAAGCATCGCGAATTACCTAAACGGTATAATCTGATTCGTACGCAGATCAAAGCGTTGATTCGTTAG
- a CDS encoding HAD family hydrolase, with protein MNTFELVIFDCDGVLVDSERIANEVFAEILRDSCGLNLSLQEMFSTFVGRSSEQCVQIVTDMLGHPPPTNLQQRYRQEIETALRRSVTAISGTRNVLERLQLPYCVASGGSYKKMHITLGKTGLLPFLDGKLFSTSDVKQGKPHPDIFLHAAKSMGVTDPAKCLVIEDSVPGVQGGINAGMTVFGYAEHIDPQALSDAGAHLVFDDMLQLLRLNTGQWPKVCKKNKQA; from the coding sequence ATGAATACTTTTGAGCTGGTCATCTTTGATTGTGACGGAGTACTGGTAGACAGCGAGCGTATTGCCAATGAAGTGTTCGCAGAAATCCTGCGGGACAGCTGCGGGCTGAATTTAAGCCTGCAGGAAATGTTCAGCACCTTTGTAGGCCGCTCCTCCGAACAGTGTGTGCAGATTGTCACAGATATGCTCGGACACCCACCACCAACCAACTTACAGCAACGTTACCGACAGGAAATAGAAACGGCTCTGCGCCGCTCTGTAACAGCAATATCTGGCACCCGAAACGTGCTTGAAAGGTTACAGCTACCCTATTGTGTTGCCTCAGGCGGTTCCTATAAAAAAATGCACATCACACTGGGAAAAACCGGCCTGTTGCCCTTCCTTGACGGAAAGTTATTCAGCACTTCCGATGTTAAGCAAGGCAAACCCCACCCGGATATATTTCTGCATGCTGCTAAATCTATGGGAGTTACAGACCCGGCAAAATGCCTTGTCATTGAAGACAGTGTTCCGGGCGTACAGGGTGGCATTAATGCCGGTATGACGGTATTTGGTTACGCTGAACATATCGACCCGCAAGCCTTAAGCGATGCCGGCGCGCATCTGGTTTTCGATGATATGCTGCAACTGCTCCGGCTTAACACGGGCCAGTGGCCTAAGGTATGCAAAAAGAATAAGCAGGCATAA
- a CDS encoding alanine/glycine:cation symporter family protein, giving the protein MQEFVDFMNGIIWSPALIYLCLGAGLFYSIMTRFVQVRLVREMWRLLFSGKSSDKGISSFQALAVSLSGRVGTGNIAGVAAAIGFGGPGAIFWMWVVAFLGAATAYAESTLAQIYKEEQDGEYRGGPAYYIEKAMGQKWYAWIFAIATILACGVFLPGVQSNSIGNAIETSFGSGAMIETAIGTLSFAKILTGTAVVLVLGFIIFGGVKRIASFTQVVVPFMALAYIIIATVIVLLNVDMLPSIFGMIFEDAFTPMAGMGAAIGWGVKRGVYSNEAGQGTGPHAAAAAEVEHPAQQGLVQAFSVYIDTLFVCTATALMILITGAYNVHGAGDAFLVQNLAADIAANSPAYTQTAIESVLPGIGSPFVAFALFFFSFTTILAYYYIAETNIAYIQRTLHIPGLSMLLKIVIMAATFYGSVKTANLAWGMGDVGVGMMAWLNIVGILIIFFMARPAIKALKDYEAQRKAGVTEYTFDPKKLGIKNAKFWEDRISKK; this is encoded by the coding sequence ATGCAAGAATTTGTCGATTTTATGAACGGCATTATCTGGAGCCCGGCGCTGATTTACCTTTGCCTGGGTGCCGGTCTTTTTTATTCCATCATGACCCGCTTCGTACAGGTTCGCCTGGTCCGCGAAATGTGGCGCTTACTATTTTCCGGTAAGAGCTCTGATAAGGGTATCTCTTCTTTCCAGGCACTGGCAGTTTCCCTGTCTGGCCGTGTTGGTACCGGTAACATTGCAGGTGTTGCTGCAGCGATCGGTTTCGGTGGTCCTGGTGCAATATTCTGGATGTGGGTTGTAGCTTTTCTGGGCGCTGCTACTGCTTATGCAGAATCAACTCTGGCACAGATTTACAAAGAAGAGCAGGACGGCGAATACCGTGGTGGTCCGGCTTACTACATCGAAAAAGCGATGGGGCAGAAGTGGTACGCATGGATCTTTGCTATCGCTACTATCCTGGCATGTGGTGTATTCCTGCCGGGTGTTCAGTCCAACAGTATCGGCAACGCTATCGAAACCTCTTTCGGTTCTGGTGCGATGATCGAAACTGCTATCGGTACTCTGAGCTTCGCTAAGATCCTAACCGGTACTGCTGTTGTTCTGGTTCTTGGCTTCATCATCTTCGGTGGCGTTAAGCGTATTGCCAGCTTTACTCAGGTAGTCGTTCCTTTCATGGCACTGGCATATATCATCATTGCTACCGTTATTGTGCTGTTGAACGTAGACATGCTGCCAAGCATTTTCGGTATGATCTTTGAAGATGCCTTCACACCAATGGCTGGTATGGGTGCTGCTATCGGCTGGGGTGTTAAGCGTGGTGTTTACTCCAACGAAGCTGGTCAGGGTACAGGCCCTCACGCTGCTGCTGCCGCTGAAGTTGAGCACCCTGCTCAGCAAGGTCTGGTACAGGCTTTCTCTGTATACATCGATACTCTGTTCGTATGTACTGCTACTGCGCTGATGATTCTGATCACAGGTGCGTACAACGTTCACGGTGCCGGCGATGCCTTCCTGGTTCAGAACCTGGCAGCAGATATTGCAGCTAACAGCCCTGCCTATACTCAGACCGCTATTGAAAGCGTTCTGCCAGGTATCGGTAGCCCGTTCGTTGCTTTTGCACTGTTCTTCTTCTCGTTCACAACGATTCTGGCGTATTACTATATTGCCGAAACCAACATTGCTTACATCCAGCGCACATTACACATTCCTGGTCTGAGCATGTTGCTGAAGATTGTTATCATGGCGGCAACTTTCTACGGTTCTGTAAAAACTGCCAACCTGGCATGGGGTATGGGTGACGTAGGTGTAGGCATGATGGCCTGGCTGAACATCGTCGGTATCCTGATCATCTTCTTCATGGCTCGCCCTGCGATTAAAGCCCTGAAAGATTATGAAGCACAGCGTAAAGCCGGTGTAACTGAATACACTTTCGATCCTAAGAAACTGGGCATCAAGAATGCTAAATTCTGGGAAGACCGTATCAGCAAGAAGTAA